A genome region from Candidatus Woesearchaeota archaeon includes the following:
- a CDS encoding 50S ribosomal protein L16, with protein MARIRKFCAYRRLERPYTRKSKYREKSYVRASPVCKVVRFHMGNLQKKFPFSLRLISKSSLQIRDNAIESARQISNKALEKKLGKTGFQMIIKVYPHHILRENPLAAGAGADRMSTGMAHSFGKAIGIAARVKKGQTLIHVFVEKDHVPVAKQALKLAGSKLPCSTSIVIDKA; from the coding sequence ATGGCACGAATAAGGAAATTTTGCGCATACAGACGCCTTGAAAGGCCTTACACCCGAAAAAGCAAGTACAGGGAGAAGAGCTATGTAAGAGCATCTCCGGTATGCAAGGTGGTGAGATTCCACATGGGCAACCTGCAAAAGAAATTCCCTTTCTCACTCAGACTTATCTCAAAGAGCAGCCTTCAGATCAGGGACAATGCAATTGAATCTGCAAGGCAGATCAGCAACAAGGCCCTTGAAAAGAAGCTCGGCAAGACAGGATTCCAGATGATCATCAAAGTCTATCCTCATCACATACTGAGGGAGAATCCCCTGGCAGCAGGTGCAGGAGCAGACAGGATGAGCACGGGGATGGCCCACAGCTTCGGAAAGGCGATAGGCATCGCAGCCAGGGTGAAGAAAGGGCAGACACTCATCCATGTTTTTGTCGAGAAAGATCATGTGCCTGTCGCCAAACAGGCCCTGAAGCTCGCAGGATCAAAGCTCCCGTGCTCGACATCCATAGTGATCGACAAAGCTTGA